A genomic window from Algoriphagus sp. Y33 includes:
- a CDS encoding exonuclease SbcCD subunit D C-terminal domain-containing protein: MIKILHTADWHIGQLFHEYDRTYEHQQFLDWLTKSLQDEQVDVLLISGDVFDLSNPSAASIRLFYTFLNRATRVNPDLQVVITAGNHDSASRLESPKPLLESSNIHIVGLVEKDENGEIDYSQLIIPLKDKQGNVKAWCMAVPFLRMGDYPAIPDSDNPYSEGVATFYKEAYAYALAKKQPGQAIIAMGHLHAQQAEVSEMDKAERLIMGGVECISAYAFHEDIRYVALGHIHKAQRIGGKEYVRYCGSPIPMSFSELNYKHQVIVFDVDSETLGKIKSIEVPVSIPLQRIPAVHSTLTEVIAALTQLPETGDDPAFAPYLEVRVLLDGPEPALRHKVETALSGKHVRLAKIDVRYTTSSPLANKDEMVSPDQLNELQPLDVFSKVYQSRYGHALPEELLQLFHQVTQKVSQTE, from the coding sequence ATGATAAAAATCCTCCACACCGCTGATTGGCATATTGGTCAGCTCTTCCACGAATATGACCGTACTTATGAGCACCAACAATTCTTGGATTGGCTGACAAAATCGTTACAAGACGAACAGGTGGATGTGCTGCTGATCAGTGGTGATGTATTTGATTTGTCTAATCCTTCTGCCGCTTCCATCAGGCTATTCTACACATTCCTTAACAGGGCCACAAGAGTCAACCCCGACCTGCAGGTGGTTATTACCGCAGGCAACCACGATTCCGCGTCACGCCTGGAATCACCCAAACCGCTTTTGGAGTCATCCAATATCCATATTGTCGGGCTGGTCGAAAAAGATGAAAACGGAGAGATTGATTATAGTCAACTAATCATTCCGCTGAAAGACAAACAAGGGAATGTGAAAGCCTGGTGCATGGCCGTTCCTTTCCTGCGCATGGGAGATTACCCGGCAATACCGGATAGTGATAATCCTTATTCGGAAGGAGTCGCCACCTTTTATAAAGAAGCGTATGCATACGCACTGGCTAAAAAGCAACCCGGGCAGGCCATCATTGCGATGGGACACCTACACGCCCAACAGGCAGAGGTAAGCGAAATGGACAAAGCTGAAAGGCTCATCATGGGCGGCGTGGAATGCATTTCCGCGTACGCATTTCACGAAGATATCCGCTATGTGGCACTGGGGCATATTCATAAAGCGCAGCGAATCGGCGGAAAAGAATATGTCCGCTACTGCGGTAGCCCAATACCCATGTCATTTTCAGAACTGAATTACAAACACCAAGTAATCGTCTTTGACGTGGATAGCGAAACCCTCGGCAAAATCAAATCAATAGAAGTACCCGTATCCATACCGCTTCAGCGCATCCCTGCCGTACATAGCACGCTGACGGAGGTGATTGCCGCCCTGACACAATTACCCGAAACGGGAGACGATCCGGCATTCGCCCCGTATCTTGAAGTACGCGTATTGCTCGATGGCCCTGAACCCGCACTCCGACATAAGGTAGAGACTGCCTTAAGTGGTAAACATGTACGGCTGGCAAAAATCGATGTGCGTTACACCACCTCATCGCCGCTGGCAAATAAAGACGAAATGGTGAGCCCGGATCAACTGAACGAACTACAACCGCTGGATGTGTTTAGTAAAGTCTACCAATCCCGGTATGGCCATGCGCTGCCGGAAGAACTGCTGCAATTGTTTCACCAGGTAACCCAGAAAGTTTCCCAAACCGAATAA
- the mobC gene encoding plasmid mobilization relaxosome protein MobC encodes MKQSAKEKSIWLTVRLTALEKQKLNSLLEKAAYCQTISELVRDVLFKRKLTLNTRNESLENTLEELGLLRNELNKIGVNINQITHYFHMQADPKERLFFVKEMLPHFERTKAKIEALHSLIEGLKNLT; translated from the coding sequence ATGAAACAATCAGCTAAGGAAAAATCCATATGGCTCACGGTAAGACTGACTGCCCTTGAAAAGCAAAAGCTCAATTCCTTACTCGAAAAAGCCGCCTATTGTCAGACGATAAGTGAGCTTGTTAGAGACGTGCTTTTCAAAAGAAAACTAACCCTCAATACACGAAACGAATCCTTGGAGAACACTCTTGAAGAATTGGGACTGCTAAGAAATGAACTGAATAAAATCGGAGTGAATATCAACCAGATTACCCACTATTTTCATATGCAGGCTGATCCAAAAGAGCGTCTGTTTTTTGTGAAGGAAATGCTCCCTCACTTTGAGCGGACTAAAGCAAAAATAGAGGCGCTCCATAGCTTGATTGAAGGATTGAAAAATCTAACCTAA
- a CDS encoding RNA polymerase sigma factor, with protein MEVKDSTYLKQLVEGLVLGDEACFKNLYELFSVKVYNITRKMGLGHEDAEGVVQEVFLKIWKNRAKLDPELSINAYIFAILRSRVINQLKKQARFFAFQEYQIPLLQQVTNFSADSDLIYAEFHNLSLELIEKLPPAQRQIFKLRHLENKSVAEISEALNLSRRTVENHIFRSTKLFKEGLDKLEIVSKSVWIIALNEVIDLFLTG; from the coding sequence TTGGAGGTAAAAGATTCTACTTATTTGAAGCAACTTGTGGAAGGACTTGTTCTCGGTGATGAGGCATGCTTTAAAAATCTTTATGAGCTGTTTTCTGTAAAAGTTTACAACATCACCAGAAAAATGGGGCTTGGGCATGAGGATGCAGAAGGAGTGGTTCAGGAAGTATTTTTGAAAATATGGAAAAACAGGGCTAAACTGGATCCAGAGTTGTCTATTAATGCTTATATATTTGCGATTTTAAGGTCTAGGGTTATAAACCAGTTAAAGAAACAAGCACGTTTTTTTGCATTCCAGGAATATCAGATTCCACTTTTACAACAGGTCACGAACTTCAGCGCAGACAGTGATTTGATATACGCTGAATTTCATAATCTATCATTGGAGCTTATTGAGAAACTTCCCCCTGCGCAGCGTCAGATATTTAAGTTACGGCACCTTGAGAATAAATCAGTAGCAGAAATATCAGAAGCATTGAATCTTTCCAGACGAACTGTTGAAAACCACATATTCCGAAGCACCAAACTTTTTAAGGAAGGACTCGATAAATTAGAAATTGTTTCAAAAAGTGTTTGGATAATTGCTTTAAATGAAGTAATTGATTTGTTTTTGACGGGCTAA
- a CDS encoding AAA family ATPase, whose amino-acid sequence MKILAIRIKNLASLDGTTEIDFTQEPLQSAGIFAITGPTGAGKSTILDALCLALYARTPRYKLAETGVEIKDVQGSTILQGDVRGILRDGTGEGFAGVDFVGVDGYHYRSTWSVRRARNKADGNLQAYEIALKNTSTNQDIPGRKTELLQEIERLVGLNFEQFTRSVLLAQGDFTAFLKAGRDEKSSLLEKLTGTHVYSEISRHVFEKHREQTQQLRELNVQREGIPTLTSGELDALEVQKEATQSAIKTQEKSVAELGKEITWHEQYVTLQSHLETARLQYEQGAAAKEEALPRERRLQQIIRVQPVRPTVDNLHHTQSLLTDKSTQSEQLITRLAALDQQKETLDLSLQQAESNLNTRIQEQEAAQSLLDAAKKLDTQLTDKETQIRQAEDEVNTALEKLQQHQEKSTQTKQEADQLEKALQQLNQWKEKHASHQPIAEQHQWIISKLSDAETLLDTLQHRSSLMDTAEKEIGHNQQEKERLDIEQASLQASLQQAQQDFDSLQAALSALPIASLVQEKSTIDASVEDAIAAEAHWKLLYSAQTERDTLQQLLKDNKKQLEDNLNQLTATAKSLETTRAQRDTSLSMLEKARLAAAKDVESLRATLEPDEPCPVCGSTTHPYATHNPQLDYVLRQLEASHQEIETDYTQLLTTHSSLNQACEQLQKSIGTQDKDLTFKEKAIQQLEETWTLFKIHTACMKQPVGDRATWLRQQLQQQKDRQHELREQIRDYGTGKEQLEALKNQRDAWDKQLTETDNALKDIERNLKSLQEQFANHTQEQQLANANLDKTQQSLSPYFTSEQWFRHWKTDPEAFIQRIRKFAEEWITNEQQLEEGVRQQGVLTATLKGIQEQGDNFSEAVKLKEQNLSQLQEQWNDLTEKRKTIFDGESISKVEANLKESVTQTRQKLDERRAEKETLQAELTRTITQKEQTEKDISTLKQQETNLEAKIKEWLDAHNRQHATTLTESELILLLNFTQDWIEAERAALRTVDDAVTLTKSVWSERSHTLEKHMQQRLSERSLDELTTLQDEATSTLRQYMQTVNEIGFRLREDASNKQRIGQLLQDIERQSLAVDNWAKLNEIIGSADGKKFRQIAQEYTLDVLLSYANVHLEVLSKRYILQRIPNSLGLQVLDQDMGDEVRTVYSLSGGESFLVSLALALGLASLSSSRMKVESLFIDEGFGSLDPTTLNIAMDALERLHNQGRKVGVISHVQEMTERIPMQIKVSKQQSGRSKVEVLGNI is encoded by the coding sequence ATGAAGATATTGGCCATACGCATCAAAAACCTAGCTTCGCTCGACGGAACCACGGAAATCGACTTCACGCAGGAGCCGCTACAGTCCGCCGGTATCTTTGCGATCACCGGTCCAACGGGCGCGGGCAAATCCACCATCCTCGATGCGCTTTGCCTTGCTTTATATGCCAGAACCCCAAGATACAAACTGGCCGAAACCGGCGTTGAAATCAAGGATGTGCAAGGGAGCACCATCCTTCAGGGCGACGTCCGGGGCATACTTCGTGATGGCACAGGAGAAGGGTTTGCGGGAGTAGATTTTGTTGGTGTAGACGGTTATCACTACCGGTCTACATGGAGTGTAAGAAGAGCCCGCAACAAAGCCGATGGCAACTTGCAGGCTTACGAGATAGCACTGAAAAACACCAGTACTAATCAGGATATCCCTGGCCGGAAAACAGAATTACTACAGGAGATAGAACGGTTGGTCGGATTGAACTTCGAGCAATTTACCCGTTCGGTGCTGCTGGCTCAGGGTGATTTTACCGCCTTTCTTAAAGCCGGCAGGGACGAAAAATCTTCCTTGCTGGAGAAGCTGACCGGTACGCACGTCTATTCCGAAATTTCAAGGCATGTTTTTGAAAAACACCGGGAACAGACTCAGCAACTTCGTGAGCTCAATGTACAACGGGAAGGTATCCCCACCCTGACTTCCGGAGAATTGGATGCCTTGGAGGTACAAAAAGAAGCCACCCAATCCGCGATAAAAACACAGGAAAAATCAGTGGCTGAGTTAGGCAAAGAAATCACCTGGCACGAACAATACGTGACATTACAGTCCCATCTGGAAACCGCACGGCTGCAATATGAGCAGGGCGCCGCTGCCAAAGAAGAAGCCTTGCCGCGAGAGCGCCGGTTGCAGCAAATCATACGGGTACAGCCTGTAAGACCAACAGTCGACAACCTGCACCACACGCAAAGTCTACTCACCGATAAATCAACACAATCAGAACAGCTTATTACCCGATTAGCGGCTTTGGATCAGCAAAAAGAAACGCTCGACCTTTCCCTGCAGCAGGCAGAATCCAACCTGAATACCAGGATTCAGGAGCAGGAAGCCGCCCAGTCCCTGCTCGATGCCGCAAAGAAACTGGATACGCAACTGACCGACAAGGAGACGCAAATCCGGCAGGCAGAAGATGAAGTAAACACCGCTCTTGAAAAGCTACAACAGCACCAGGAAAAATCAACACAAACCAAGCAGGAGGCAGACCAGTTGGAAAAGGCTTTACAACAGCTCAACCAATGGAAAGAAAAGCATGCATCGCACCAGCCCATTGCCGAACAACACCAATGGATCATATCCAAGCTCAGTGATGCCGAAACCCTGCTGGACACCCTACAGCACCGGTCTTCCCTCATGGATACTGCCGAAAAGGAGATCGGTCATAACCAACAGGAAAAAGAACGGCTAGATATTGAACAAGCTTCCTTACAAGCATCCCTGCAACAGGCACAACAGGACTTCGACAGCCTACAGGCGGCATTATCCGCCCTACCCATAGCCTCCCTGGTACAGGAAAAGTCCACCATTGATGCCTCCGTGGAAGACGCCATTGCAGCTGAGGCCCATTGGAAATTGCTTTATAGCGCGCAGACAGAACGAGACACCCTTCAACAACTACTCAAAGACAACAAAAAGCAACTGGAAGACAACCTGAATCAATTAACTGCTACTGCAAAGTCGCTCGAAACGACTAGGGCACAGCGGGACACTTCACTAAGCATGCTGGAAAAAGCCCGGCTGGCCGCCGCGAAAGATGTGGAAAGCCTGCGTGCGACGCTTGAGCCGGATGAACCCTGCCCGGTTTGCGGCAGCACCACCCACCCCTATGCGACGCACAATCCGCAGCTCGATTACGTGCTCCGCCAGCTCGAAGCCAGTCACCAGGAGATAGAAACCGACTATACACAACTCCTGACGACGCATAGTAGCCTGAATCAAGCTTGTGAGCAATTGCAAAAGTCCATCGGCACACAGGACAAAGACCTGACCTTTAAAGAAAAAGCTATTCAGCAATTGGAGGAAACATGGACTTTGTTTAAAATCCATACGGCTTGTATGAAGCAGCCTGTCGGAGATAGGGCCACATGGCTTCGGCAACAACTACAGCAACAGAAAGACAGGCAACACGAGTTGCGGGAACAAATCCGGGATTACGGCACCGGGAAAGAACAACTGGAAGCGCTGAAAAACCAACGGGATGCGTGGGATAAGCAACTCACCGAAACCGACAATGCTCTGAAAGACATAGAAAGAAATCTCAAATCCCTGCAGGAGCAATTTGCAAACCATACACAGGAACAACAGTTAGCCAATGCCAACCTCGACAAAACACAGCAAAGCCTGTCCCCCTATTTCACCTCCGAACAATGGTTCCGGCATTGGAAAACCGACCCTGAGGCCTTCATACAACGTATCCGGAAATTTGCAGAGGAATGGATAACCAATGAACAACAGCTGGAAGAAGGCGTACGGCAGCAAGGTGTGCTAACCGCAACCCTGAAGGGTATACAGGAACAAGGGGATAACTTTTCGGAAGCGGTAAAGCTAAAAGAGCAGAACCTGTCTCAGCTACAAGAACAATGGAATGATCTGACGGAAAAGCGAAAGACCATTTTCGATGGGGAGTCAATATCGAAAGTGGAAGCCAACCTGAAAGAATCGGTAACCCAGACCCGGCAGAAATTGGATGAGCGAAGAGCAGAAAAGGAGACACTACAGGCCGAGCTCACCCGCACCATCACTCAAAAAGAACAGACAGAAAAAGATATTTCCACCCTGAAGCAGCAGGAAACAAACCTTGAAGCCAAAATAAAAGAATGGCTTGATGCCCATAACCGGCAACATGCCACCACGTTGACAGAATCCGAATTAATACTACTATTGAATTTTACCCAGGATTGGATAGAGGCGGAACGGGCAGCCTTGCGTACTGTGGACGATGCGGTAACACTGACCAAATCAGTATGGAGCGAGCGGAGTCATACACTGGAAAAGCATATGCAGCAACGCCTGTCAGAACGGTCACTTGACGAACTGACAACATTGCAGGATGAAGCAACCTCCACATTACGTCAATACATGCAAACCGTCAATGAAATTGGCTTCCGCCTACGGGAAGATGCCTCCAACAAACAGCGCATCGGCCAGCTTTTGCAGGACATCGAGCGGCAGTCACTGGCAGTGGACAATTGGGCAAAGCTCAATGAGATCATCGGGTCTGCCGATGGCAAGAAATTCCGGCAGATCGCCCAGGAATATACCCTGGACGTATTGCTCAGCTATGCCAATGTCCATCTGGAAGTACTGAGTAAACGCTACATATTGCAGCGTATCCCCAACTCGTTGGGCCTACAGGTATTGGATCAGGACATGGGCGATGAAGTGCGTACCGTGTATTCCCTTTCAGGTGGAGAATCCTTCCTGGTATCATTGGCTTTGGCATTGGGGCTGGCCTCGCTTTCGTCCAGTCGCATGAAGGTGGAATCCCTGTTCATCGACGAGGGCTTCGGTTCGCTCGACCCCACCACGCTCAACATCGCCATGGATGCTTTAGAAAGGCTACATAACCAGGGCCGCAAGGTGGGTGTAATATCGCACGTGCAGGAAATGACGGAGCGCATACCCATGCAGATCAAAGTGAGTAAACAGCAGAGCGGGAGGAGTAAAGTGGAGGTGTTGGGGAATATTTAA
- a CDS encoding relaxase/mobilization nuclease domain-containing protein, with amino-acid sequence MVAKIITGKTIGGVIRYNEQKVKTEQAKLVQMGGFAVKNLSVADKIQSFEKLQKLNKRTKTNAVHISLNFSPKDKVDEFMLQKIAADYLKGIGFENQPYLLYQHFDAAHPHIHLVTTNISSSGKRIETHNLGKLWSEQTRKEIEERYHLVKAEEQLKQKVNFLQSLEKASYSKTETKAAISNITREVIRTYRFTSIPELNAVLGQFNVCAYRGEKESEMYKNRGIIYSVLDSNGHRIGVPIKASSIYSKPTLSNLEKCFVRNKEERKSYKEELRNTILETVDKCSSQKELSDRLRSKGIRPVFRINDDGRLYGVTYVDNVSRTVFTGSSLDKRLSANALSAYFSRKTTISFSAPDLREFPSDELLKPPVPSNRIIVNTYQPDDPTPYELRQKKKKRRKKLHT; translated from the coding sequence TTGGTTGCTAAAATCATTACAGGAAAGACTATCGGAGGAGTGATCCGATACAATGAACAGAAAGTGAAAACTGAACAGGCAAAACTGGTACAGATGGGAGGATTTGCGGTTAAAAATCTTTCTGTGGCTGATAAGATCCAATCATTTGAAAAGCTGCAGAAATTGAATAAAAGGACGAAAACAAACGCCGTCCATATTTCGCTGAATTTTTCTCCAAAGGATAAAGTGGATGAGTTTATGCTTCAAAAGATTGCAGCTGATTATTTGAAAGGAATTGGATTTGAAAACCAACCTTACCTGCTATATCAGCACTTTGATGCTGCCCATCCACATATTCACCTGGTCACAACCAATATTTCAAGTTCAGGAAAACGGATTGAAACGCATAACCTCGGCAAGTTATGGTCAGAACAGACCCGGAAAGAAATTGAGGAGCGATACCATCTTGTAAAAGCGGAAGAGCAGCTGAAGCAAAAAGTAAATTTTCTTCAGTCGTTGGAGAAAGCTTCGTATAGCAAGACTGAAACAAAGGCAGCCATTTCCAATATTACAAGGGAAGTTATCAGAACCTATCGGTTTACTTCCATTCCTGAATTGAATGCAGTGTTGGGACAATTTAATGTCTGCGCTTACCGTGGGGAAAAAGAAAGTGAAATGTACAAGAATAGAGGGATAATCTATTCAGTACTGGATTCAAACGGTCATAGGATTGGGGTGCCTATTAAAGCCAGTTCTATTTATTCGAAACCCACGTTATCCAATCTGGAAAAGTGTTTTGTCAGGAATAAAGAGGAGCGAAAATCATATAAGGAGGAGCTCCGGAATACAATCTTGGAGACGGTCGATAAATGCAGTTCCCAGAAAGAGCTTTCAGACAGACTAAGAAGCAAAGGGATCCGTCCGGTATTCAGGATTAATGATGACGGCAGACTTTATGGAGTTACTTATGTTGACAATGTGAGCCGCACTGTGTTCACCGGTTCATCATTGGATAAACGGCTTTCTGCCAACGCTCTTTCTGCATATTTTTCCCGAAAAACCACCATTTCATTCAGTGCTCCTGACCTTAGGGAATTTCCTTCGGATGAATTGTTAAAGCCGCCAGTTCCTAGCAATAGGATCATTGTTAATACTTACCAACCGGATGATCCGACACCTTATGAATTGAGGCAAAAGAAAAAGAAGAGACGCAAGAAGCTGCACACTTAA
- the mobC gene encoding conjugal transfer protein MobC, whose amino-acid sequence MQTGESTEGLRKIIDLTRKLSIGVLCLHFYYYCYHSFDKWGLTHDIGERLLLNIRNTGLFSAFHISKAFALGLLLISLIGAKGKKDDKLKLTQVLWPLICGAIIYGTSHITFYLTFTEERLSIIYMTLTALGYSLILMGGSLLSRLLKNQQNQEVFNYLNETFPQEERYLDNEYSVNLPARYRLKSKIRNSWINIINPFRALLVAGTPGSGKSYFVIRHVITQHISKGFSMFVYDFKYDDLSRIAYNTLQKNFSAYSIKPEFYTINFDRLSHTHRCNPLEPDAMLDITDASEAARTIMLGLNREWIRKQGDFFVESPINFLTAIIWFLKKHRRGRYCTLPHVIELMQVEYEKLFTVLRTEPEIEVLINPFVSALVKKAFDQLEGQVASAKVTMARLSSPQLYFVLSESEFTLDLNNPDAPKIICMGNNPQKQQVYGAVLSLYISRIVKLVNKKGKLKSSLVFDEFPTIYFNGIDNLIATARSNMVATCLGVQDYSQLKKDYGREQAEVIMNTVGNFISGQVLGDTAKQLSERFGRIIQNRESISINSSETSVSKSTQLDQAVPPSTISSLSSGEFVGMVADTPDQKIGLKAFHSEIINDHAALKKEEECYKAIPKVRDISSEEVEGNYRRIKLDVEEIVRMEMERVFDTPELGHLILR is encoded by the coding sequence ATGCAGACAGGGGAGAGCACGGAAGGACTTAGAAAAATCATCGACCTCACGAGGAAGTTGAGTATAGGGGTATTGTGCCTTCATTTTTATTATTACTGCTATCACTCGTTTGATAAGTGGGGTTTAACCCATGACATAGGGGAGAGACTGCTGTTAAATATCAGAAATACAGGGTTGTTCAGCGCATTTCATATTTCCAAAGCTTTTGCGCTGGGGTTATTGCTGATTTCATTGATCGGTGCAAAAGGCAAGAAGGACGATAAACTTAAACTCACTCAGGTTCTATGGCCACTCATATGTGGGGCTATTATTTACGGAACTAGCCATATTACTTTTTACCTGACTTTTACTGAGGAAAGGTTAAGTATTATCTATATGACCCTCACCGCACTGGGGTATTCCCTTATTCTGATGGGGGGATCATTGCTGAGTAGGTTGCTAAAGAACCAGCAGAATCAGGAAGTTTTTAATTATCTGAATGAGACCTTCCCTCAGGAAGAGCGGTATTTGGATAATGAATACTCGGTTAATCTTCCGGCTAGATACAGACTGAAAAGCAAGATCCGCAACTCTTGGATCAACATCATCAATCCCTTCCGTGCATTATTGGTGGCTGGTACTCCAGGTTCCGGCAAAAGTTACTTTGTGATCCGCCATGTGATCACCCAACACATCAGTAAAGGTTTTTCCATGTTTGTGTATGATTTCAAGTACGATGACCTCTCCCGAATTGCCTACAATACGCTTCAAAAGAATTTTTCTGCTTATAGCATAAAACCAGAATTCTATACGATCAATTTTGACCGCTTGTCACATACCCATCGCTGTAATCCTCTGGAACCTGATGCGATGTTGGATATTACCGATGCCTCTGAAGCCGCACGTACTATTATGTTGGGTCTTAACAGGGAGTGGATAAGAAAGCAGGGCGATTTCTTTGTGGAAAGCCCGATTAACTTCCTGACTGCGATTATCTGGTTTTTGAAGAAGCATAGGAGGGGGAGGTACTGTACGCTTCCCCATGTGATTGAGTTGATGCAGGTCGAATATGAGAAACTCTTTACGGTACTGCGTACCGAACCTGAAATCGAAGTGCTGATCAATCCCTTTGTTTCCGCATTGGTCAAAAAGGCATTTGACCAGCTGGAAGGGCAGGTGGCCAGTGCCAAGGTTACCATGGCACGATTGTCTTCCCCACAGCTTTATTTTGTGCTTTCGGAAAGTGAATTCACGCTCGATCTGAACAATCCCGATGCACCTAAAATCATCTGCATGGGAAACAATCCCCAAAAGCAGCAGGTCTATGGAGCAGTCTTATCACTATATATTTCAAGGATTGTCAAACTTGTTAACAAAAAGGGAAAACTGAAATCCAGTCTGGTTTTCGATGAGTTTCCCACGATCTATTTCAATGGAATTGATAACCTGATAGCCACTGCACGATCCAATATGGTAGCCACCTGCTTGGGGGTGCAGGATTACAGTCAGCTTAAAAAGGATTATGGACGTGAACAAGCAGAGGTAATCATGAACACGGTGGGTAATTTCATCAGTGGTCAGGTGCTGGGGGATACAGCGAAGCAACTTTCCGAACGGTTTGGAAGGATTATCCAAAACAGAGAAAGTATATCAATCAACAGTTCGGAGACATCAGTGAGTAAATCCACCCAACTGGATCAGGCGGTTCCTCCTTCTACCATCTCCTCACTTTCTTCGGGAGAATTTGTTGGCATGGTGGCGGATACGCCTGATCAGAAGATTGGGTTAAAAGCTTTTCATTCTGAAATCATCAATGATCATGCTGCCCTTAAAAAAGAAGAAGAATGTTATAAGGCCATCCCCAAAGTACGGGACATTTCTTCTGAGGAGGTTGAGGGGAATTATAGAAGAATCAAACTAGATGTCGAGGAGATAGTCAGAATGGAAATGGAGCGGGTGTTTGATACCCCTGAGTTGGGGCATTTGATTTTAAGGTGA